One window of Pelobates fuscus isolate aPelFus1 chromosome 9, aPelFus1.pri, whole genome shotgun sequence genomic DNA carries:
- the CITED1 gene encoding cbp/p300-interacting transactivator 1 encodes MKDRETVIISQYTTTTMNDKKASSSHLPGVGVMGSSAVVAPKQTTFAISTPQHLLASMQLQRLNSQYQGAEDIQSWTLSGHGSLANASGLFDLDLVDEEVLMSLVLELGLDRVNELPELWLGQNEFEFAPELLLSPEK; translated from the coding sequence ATGAAGGATAGAGAAACCGTAATCATAAGTCAATATACAACAACCACCATGAATGACAAAAAAGCAAGTTCTTCACATTTGCCAGGTGTCGGGGTCATGGGATCTTCAGCCGTTGTAGCACCCAAGCAGACTACCTTTGCAATATCAACACCACAACACCTCCTAGCCAGCATGCAGCTTCAGAGACTGAACAGTCAATATCAGGGAGCTGAAGACATACAGTCCTGGACTTTAAGCGGCCATGGATCACTTGCCAATGCCAGTGGATTGTTTGACCTGGATCTTGTTGATGAAGAAGTTCTTATGTCCTTGGTACTTGAGCTGGGTCTGGACAGGGTTAATGAGCTACCAGAGCTGTGGCTGGGACAGAATGAGTTTGAATTTGCACCAGAACTTCTGCTGTCCCCAGAGAAATGA